In Rickettsia endosymbiont of Gonocerus acuteangulatus, the following are encoded in one genomic region:
- the tnpA gene encoding IS200/IS605 family transposase, giving the protein MSKYIHKSHNVTVLLYHMVFPAKYRRAVFDVSVDQVLREICLEIEKRYQIKFLEIGVDEDHVHFLVQSVPTYSVTKIVTTIKSVTARQIFRQCPQVKKQLWGGEFWTDGYFTSTVGKHGNENMIGKYVKNQGKEYQKLHEDHQLAFF; this is encoded by the coding sequence ATGAGCAAATATATACATAAAAGTCATAATGTTACAGTACTGCTGTATCACATGGTATTTCCAGCAAAATATCGCCGAGCAGTGTTTGACGTATCAGTTGATCAAGTATTACGAGAAATATGTTTAGAGATAGAAAAGAGATATCAAATAAAATTTTTAGAAATAGGGGTTGATGAAGATCATGTCCATTTTTTGGTACAATCTGTACCAACCTATAGCGTAACAAAAATAGTAACAACAATTAAAAGTGTTACAGCTCGTCAAATATTTAGACAGTGTCCACAGGTAAAGAAACAATTATGGGGTGGAGAATTTTGGACTGATGGATATTTTACGAGTACGGTAGGTAAGCATGGAAATGAGAATATGATAGGAAAATACGTAAAAAACCAAGGCAAGGAATATCAGAAACTGCATGAGGATCATCAGCTAGCTTTCTTCTAA
- a CDS encoding type II toxin-antitoxin system HicB family antitoxin translates to MKSNDIFDGFTIELFKDIDGDWLAKFEELPNVSAFGDSPEKALQELQEAWFLMKESYVSHNQPVPLAPSRKEYSGQFDIRVDKRIHRALALEAFRAKISLNALFAQKLTLSVRQ, encoded by the coding sequence ATGAAAAGTAATGATATATTTGACGGCTTTACTATAGAGCTTTTTAAAGATATTGATGGGGATTGGTTAGCAAAATTTGAAGAATTACCTAATGTATCGGCTTTTGGTGATTCACCTGAAAAAGCATTGCAGGAATTACAAGAAGCTTGGTTTTTAATGAAAGAAAGTTATGTAAGCCATAATCAACCTGTTCCTTTAGCACCATCTAGAAAAGAATATAGTGGACAATTTGATATTCGAGTAGATAAACGTATCCATAGAGCTTTAGCATTAGAAGCATTTAGAGCAAAAATTAGTTTAAATGCTTTATTTGCCCAAAAATTAACTTTATCGGTAAGACAATGA
- a CDS encoding transposase — MSLVYYNPDINKFWVIDYQIFAPDHDGATKLEHLLNMLNNAVYSKTIPFQTVLFDTWYSTHKIMQHVDSLGKYYYAPIKANRNVSKTHDSKPYKAVKELTFSDEEIRHGVEIHIKGFAKNKHVNLFKFTVSTNRVEYVVTNNKTHKSSKAAQDECGFRWVIESMHREIKQLTGIERCQCRKQRIQRNHISWAFLVWAFLKRTANTIGKTVYQIKLGLLDDYMQQQLRSPSLRYLEPNIA; from the coding sequence GTGAGTCTGGTATATTATAACCCTGATATTAATAAGTTTTGGGTAATAGATTATCAAATTTTTGCACCTGATCATGATGGAGCAACAAAACTAGAACACCTATTAAACATGTTAAATAATGCTGTTTATAGCAAGACGATTCCTTTTCAAACAGTACTTTTTGACACATGGTATTCTACACACAAAATTATGCAACATGTTGACTCTCTGGGGAAATATTATTATGCCCCTATTAAAGCCAATAGAAACGTTAGTAAAACACACGATTCTAAACCTTATAAAGCTGTAAAAGAGTTGACATTTTCAGATGAAGAGATCAGGCATGGAGTAGAGATTCATATAAAAGGCTTTGCTAAAAATAAGCATGTTAATTTGTTTAAATTTACTGTTTCTACCAACAGAGTTGAGTATGTTGTTACCAATAACAAAACTCACAAATCTTCTAAAGCTGCACAAGATGAGTGTGGCTTTCGATGGGTAATTGAGAGCATGCACAGAGAAATTAAGCAACTTACTGGGATAGAACGTTGTCAATGCAGGAAACAGCGTATTCAACGTAATCATATTAGTTGGGCATTTTTAGTTTGGGCATTTCTCAAAAGGACTGCAAATACAATCGGTAAAACGGTTTACCAAATAAAGTTAGGGCTTTTAGATGACTATATGCAACAACAGCTGCGTTCTCCATCTTTACGATATTTAGAACCAAACATAGCGTAA
- the cyoE gene encoding heme o synthase, with translation MNSLTKSINLDKVNYPQSTVKDYILLMKPRVMSLVVFTGFSGMWLAPNSLHPFINVIALICIAIGAGSAGAINMWYDRDIDALMKRTQKRPIIRGAIEADEALSFGLIMAFFSVFFMALCVNFLSALLLLFTIFYYICIYTMWLKRSSIQNIVIGGAAGALPPVIGYASVSGSVSLDSIILFLIIFIWTPPHSWALALFCNDDYKNCRVPMMPVIKEALYTKKQILIYSVLLFLTSLMPFFVGMSNIIYLVIAVVLGLVFLYYSISLFYDNADNKQAKRFFAYSIFYLFLIFLLLDFCRV, from the coding sequence ATGAACTCTTTAACAAAATCAATAAATTTAGATAAAGTTAATTATCCTCAAAGCACAGTTAAAGACTATATTTTACTAATGAAACCACGCGTAATGTCGCTGGTTGTCTTTACTGGCTTTTCTGGAATGTGGCTTGCTCCTAATTCATTGCATCCTTTCATTAATGTAATTGCTTTAATTTGTATAGCCATAGGTGCCGGTAGTGCTGGAGCGATTAATATGTGGTATGATAGGGATATTGATGCCTTAATGAAACGTACACAAAAAAGACCGATAATAAGAGGTGCTATAGAAGCTGACGAAGCGTTATCATTCGGATTGATAATGGCATTCTTTTCAGTATTTTTTATGGCATTATGCGTAAATTTTCTGTCAGCATTATTATTGTTATTTACTATTTTTTATTATATTTGTATCTATACTATGTGGTTAAAGCGTAGTTCTATCCAAAATATTGTTATTGGTGGAGCAGCTGGAGCTCTTCCTCCTGTAATAGGTTATGCTTCTGTAAGTGGCAGCGTGTCTTTGGATTCTATAATATTGTTTCTAATTATTTTTATTTGGACGCCGCCTCATTCTTGGGCTTTGGCTTTATTTTGCAACGATGATTATAAAAACTGTAGAGTGCCTATGATGCCTGTAATAAAAGAAGCTTTATATACTAAGAAACAAATTCTAATTTACAGCGTACTTTTATTTTTGACTTCTCTTATGCCTTTTTTTGTAGGTATGAGCAATATTATATATTTAGTAATTGCTGTGGTACTTGGTTTAGTGTTTTTATATTATTCTATATCATTATTTTATGATAATGCTGATAATAAGCAGGCAAAAAGATTTTTTGCTTATTCGATATTTTATTTGTTCCTCATATTTCTACTTTTAGATTTTTGTCGAGTATAG
- a CDS encoding IS6 family transposase: MNFFKRRHFKYDIIIWAVRWYCKYGISYRDLEEMLEERGVEVDHSTIYRWVQYYAPKILDKLKWCWKPKSGFSWRVDETYIKVKGKWSYLYRAVDKYGDTIDFYLSSTRNANAAKCFLGKALKSIPEYSHPETINTDKNPAYSKAITLLKSEGKCSQELEHRQIKYLNNIIESDHGKLKRLIKPTLGFKSMKTAYATIKGFEIMRMFKKGRFELWKYGQGIHGEIRIITENLLAF, encoded by the coding sequence ATGAATTTTTTTAAGAGACGTCATTTTAAATACGATATAATAATATGGGCAGTAAGGTGGTACTGTAAGTACGGTATTAGCTATCGAGATTTAGAAGAGATGTTAGAGGAAAGAGGTGTAGAGGTAGATCACTCTACAATTTACCGTTGGGTTCAGTATTATGCCCCAAAGATATTAGATAAATTAAAATGGTGCTGGAAGCCTAAGTCAGGGTTTAGTTGGAGAGTAGATGAGACATACATTAAAGTAAAAGGTAAATGGTCATATTTGTATAGAGCTGTAGACAAATATGGGGATACAATTGATTTTTACCTATCATCTACTCGTAATGCTAACGCTGCTAAGTGTTTCCTAGGTAAAGCCTTGAAATCAATCCCAGAATATTCACATCCGGAAACAATTAATACTGATAAGAACCCAGCTTATAGTAAAGCAATTACTCTACTCAAATCAGAAGGCAAATGCTCACAAGAGTTAGAACATCGGCAGATTAAGTATCTGAATAATATAATAGAATCTGATCATGGTAAGCTGAAACGACTGATTAAACCTACTCTTGGTTTTAAATCAATGAAAACAGCTTATGCAACTATTAAAGGATTTGAGATAATGCGAATGTTTAAAAAAGGAAGATTTGAATTATGGAAATATGGTCAAGGTATTCACGGCGAAATCAGAATTATTACTGAAAATCTATTAGCCTTTTAA
- a CDS encoding GNAT family N-acetyltransferase — MSEASNIVDRCAFPPIQLGWSVPQFGIAYFIRKSQRSKGYATTATHIMALLAFRVLKVKKVEIHCDAENLSSMQIPLKLGFK; from the coding sequence ATGTCGGAAGCATCTAATATTGTTGACAGATGTGCATTCCCGCCCATTCAATTAGGTTGGTCAGTGCCGCAATTTGGTATTGCATATTTCATAAGAAAAAGTCAAAGATCTAAAGGTTATGCTACTACTGCAACTCATATAATGGCTTTATTGGCTTTTAGAGTTTTGAAGGTTAAGAAGGTTGAGATCCATTGTGATGCAGAAAATTTATCAAGCATGCAAATTCCTTTAAAGCTTGGATTTAAGTGA
- the queC gene encoding 7-cyano-7-deazaguanine synthase QueC, with amino-acid sequence MKKAVILVSGGADSATVLAIMREQGYEIHAISFSYGQRNNAELRKVTELVKEYNVKQHKIINIDLRAFGGSALTDDNIKVPHYHDTKELPEDVPVTYVPARNTIFLSYALGFAEIIGAKDIFIGVHTSDSANYPDCRPEYIKSFEVMANLATNIGGVTIHTPLINMTKDQIIKTGLRLGVDYKNTISCYDPSEDDLSCGTCLACMIRLDAFRKNNVQDPAKYL; translated from the coding sequence ATGAAAAAAGCGGTTATTTTAGTTAGTGGTGGGGCGGATTCTGCTACTGTTCTTGCAATAATGAGAGAGCAAGGTTATGAGATTCATGCTATAAGCTTTAGTTATGGGCAGCGTAACAATGCTGAACTACGGAAAGTTACAGAGCTAGTAAAAGAGTATAATGTCAAGCAGCATAAAATTATTAATATAGATTTACGAGCTTTCGGCGGCTCTGCTCTTACCGATGACAATATAAAAGTTCCTCATTATCACGATACGAAAGAGCTACCTGAAGATGTGCCAGTTACCTATGTACCTGCTCGTAATACGATCTTTTTAAGTTACGCATTAGGGTTTGCCGAAATAATAGGTGCTAAGGATATTTTTATAGGTGTACATACTAGCGATTCAGCAAATTATCCTGATTGCCGTCCTGAATATATCAAATCCTTTGAAGTAATGGCAAATCTAGCAACCAATATAGGCGGAGTTACTATTCATACTCCTTTGATTAATATGACTAAAGATCAGATAATTAAAACAGGGCTTAGGCTTGGAGTAGATTATAAAAATACCATATCATGCTATGATCCTAGCGAAGATGATTTATCTTGTGGCACTTGCCTTGCCTGCATGATAAGGCTTGATGCTTTTAGAAAGAATAATGTACAAGACCCTGCAAAATATTTATGA
- a CDS encoding transposase: protein MSKRIKLQAIPINRTDYCQFLIVSQKNYSLTYYAEHAKKCSHDVINRFLRNEKYTPSLLWEHIKNDVIFSSNGYTIFDDTVLNKRNTKQIEIARSQYSGATGRVTKGIGVVSLVYYNPDINKFWVIDYRIFAPDHDGATKLEHLLNMLNNAVYSKKIPFQTVLFDTWYSTHKIMQHVDSLGKYYYAPIKANRNVSKTHDSKPYKAVKELTFSDEEIRHGVEIHIKGFAKNKHVNLFKFTVSTNRVEYVVTNNKTHKSSKAAQDECGFRWVIESMHREIKQLTGIERCQCRKQRLQRNHISCAFLVWAFLKRTANTIGKTVYQIKLGLLDDYMQQQLRSPSLRYLEPNIA, encoded by the coding sequence ATGTCAAAGAGGATAAAGTTGCAAGCAATACCAATTAATAGGACAGATTATTGTCAATTTTTAATAGTTAGCCAAAAGAATTATAGTTTAACCTACTACGCTGAACATGCAAAGAAATGTAGTCATGATGTTATTAATAGATTTTTAAGGAATGAAAAATATACACCTTCTTTGTTATGGGAACACATCAAGAATGATGTTATTTTTTCATCTAATGGATATACAATATTTGATGATACGGTTTTAAATAAAAGGAATACGAAGCAAATAGAAATTGCAAGATCGCAGTACAGTGGAGCTACAGGTAGAGTTACTAAAGGTATAGGAGTAGTGAGTCTGGTATATTATAACCCTGATATTAATAAGTTTTGGGTAATAGATTATCGAATTTTTGCACCTGATCATGATGGAGCAACAAAACTAGAACACCTATTAAACATGTTAAATAATGCTGTTTATAGCAAGAAGATTCCTTTTCAAACAGTACTTTTTGACACATGGTATTCTACACACAAAATTATGCAACATGTTGACTCTCTGGGGAAATATTATTATGCCCCTATTAAAGCCAATAGAAACGTTAGTAAAACACACGATTCTAAACCTTATAAAGCTGTAAAAGAGTTGACATTTTCAGATGAAGAGATCAGGCATGGAGTAGAGATTCATATAAAAGGCTTTGCTAAAAATAAGCATGTTAATTTGTTTAAATTTACTGTTTCTACCAACAGAGTTGAGTATGTTGTTACCAATAACAAAACTCACAAATCTTCTAAAGCTGCACAAGATGAGTGTGGCTTTCGATGGGTAATTGAGAGCATGCACAGAGAAATTAAGCAACTTACTGGGATAGAACGTTGTCAATGCAGGAAACAGCGTCTTCAACGTAATCATATTAGTTGTGCATTTTTAGTTTGGGCATTTCTCAAAAGGACTGCAAATACAATCGGTAAAACGGTTTACCAAATAAAGTTAGGGCTTTTAGATGACTATATGCAACAACAGCTGCGTTCTCCATCTTTACGATATTTAGAACCAAACATAGCGTAA
- the tnpA gene encoding IS200/IS605 family transposase, giving the protein MSKYIHKSHNVTVLLYHMVFPAKYRRAVFDVSVDQVLREICLEIEKRYQIKFLEIGVDEDHVHFLVQSVPTYSVTKIVTTIKSVTARQIFRQCPQVKKQLWGGEFWTDGYFTSTVGKHGNENMIGKYVKNQGKEYQKLHEDHQLAFF; this is encoded by the coding sequence ATGAGCAAATATATACATAAAAGTCATAATGTTACGGTACTGCTGTATCACATGGTATTTCCAGCAAAATATCGCCGAGCAGTGTTTGACGTATCAGTTGATCAAGTATTACGAGAAATATGTTTAGAGATAGAAAAGAGATATCAAATAAAATTTTTAGAAATAGGGGTTGATGAAGATCATGTCCATTTTTTGGTACAATCTGTACCAACCTATAGCGTAACAAAAATAGTAACAACAATTAAAAGTGTTACAGCTCGTCAAATATTTAGACAGTGTCCACAGGTAAAGAAACAATTATGGGGTGGAGAATTTTGGACTGATGGATATTTTACGAGTACGGTAGGTAAGCATGGAAATGAGAATATGATAGGAAAATACGTAAAAAACCAAGGCAAGGAATATCAGAAACTGCATGAGGATCATCAGCTAGCTTTCTTCTAA
- a CDS encoding type II toxin-antitoxin system HicA family toxin, translating into MNQRIKLISKAKQNPKGLSFSEFHNLMIGCGWIKDRQKVSHQIWYSPRGDRLSVLTVGNMAKEYQVRQFLNFEKGKEDEK; encoded by the coding sequence ATGAATCAGCGTATAAAACTTATAAGTAAAGCTAAGCAAAATCCTAAAGGGTTGAGTTTCTCAGAGTTTCATAATTTAATGATTGGGTGTGGTTGGATTAAAGATAGACAAAAAGTTAGCCATCAAATTTGGTATTCACCTAGAGGTGATAGGTTATCTGTGCTGACTGTTGGAAATATGGCGAAAGAATATCAAGTTCGACAATTTTTAAACTTTGAAAAAGGTAAAGAAGATGAAAAGTAA
- a CDS encoding GNAT family protein, which translates to MIDRKYLYSPFPTLDLDDIILRELTNVDAEDYFNYISKPEMAIYITESNRPKTLEEAKEEIRYWSSLYKNHRSFYWGIALKADNKLIGTAGFNIINLEHHKAEISYDLDYSYWGQGIMLKSLKNILKIADHIGIVRVQATVITDNLRSINLLERCGFVREGILKKYEIVANEHKDYYMYGRVL; encoded by the coding sequence ATGATTGATAGAAAATATTTATACTCCCCCTTTCCTACGCTCGATTTAGATGATATAATATTAAGAGAGCTGACAAATGTGGATGCTGAGGATTATTTTAATTATATAAGTAAGCCTGAAATGGCTATTTATATAACAGAAAGTAATAGACCAAAAACTTTAGAGGAAGCTAAGGAAGAAATTCGTTATTGGTCTAGTTTATATAAGAATCACAGAAGTTTTTATTGGGGTATTGCACTTAAAGCCGATAATAAACTTATTGGTACTGCCGGTTTTAATATAATAAATTTAGAGCATCATAAGGCAGAAATCAGTTATGATTTGGATTATAGCTATTGGGGGCAGGGTATAATGCTAAAGTCTTTAAAAAATATTCTGAAAATTGCCGATCATATTGGAATTGTCAGAGTTCAAGCAACAGTAATTACAGATAATTTACGCTCAATTAATTTACTTGAGAGATGTGGATTTGTACGTGAGGGAATACTTAAAAAATATGAAATAGTTGCAAACGAGCATAAAGATTACTATATGTATGGTAGGGTTTTGTGA
- a CDS encoding transposase: MSKRIKLQAIPINRTDYCQFLIVSQKNYSLTYYAEHAKKCSHDVINRFLRNEKYTPSLLWEHIKNDVIFSSNGYTIFDDTVLNKRNTKQIEIARSQYSGATGRVTKGIGVVSLVYYNPDINKFWVIDYRIFAPDHDGATKLEHLLNMLNNAVYSKKIPFQTVLFDTWYSTHKIMQHVDSLGKYYYAPIKANRNVSKTHNSKPYKAVKELTFSDEEIRHGVEIHIKGFAKNKHVNLFKFTVSTNRVEYVVTNNKTHKSSKAAQDECGFRWVIESMHREIKQLTGIERCQCRKQRIQRNHISWAFLVWAFLKRTANTIGKTVYQIKLGLLDEYMQQQLRSPSLRYLEPNIA, encoded by the coding sequence ATGTCAAAGAGGATAAAGTTGCAAGCAATACCAATTAATAGGACAGATTATTGTCAATTTTTAATAGTTAGCCAAAAGAATTATAGTTTAACCTACTACGCTGAACATGCAAAGAAATGTAGTCATGATGTTATTAATAGATTTTTAAGGAATGAAAAATATACACCTTCTTTGTTATGGGAACACATCAAGAATGATGTTATTTTTTCATCTAATGGATATACAATATTTGATGATACGGTTTTAAATAAAAGGAATACGAAGCAAATAGAAATTGCAAGATCGCAGTACAGTGGAGCTACAGGTAGAGTTACTAAAGGTATAGGAGTAGTGAGTCTGGTATATTATAACCCTGATATTAATAAGTTTTGGGTAATAGATTATCGAATTTTTGCACCTGATCATGATGGAGCAACAAAACTAGAACACCTATTAAACATGTTAAATAATGCTGTTTATAGCAAGAAGATTCCTTTTCAAACAGTACTTTTTGACACATGGTATTCTACACACAAAATTATGCAACATGTTGACTCTCTGGGGAAATATTATTATGCCCCTATTAAAGCCAATAGAAACGTTAGTAAAACACACAATTCTAAACCTTATAAAGCTGTAAAAGAGTTGACATTTTCAGATGAAGAGATCAGGCATGGAGTAGAGATTCATATAAAAGGCTTTGCTAAAAATAAGCATGTTAATTTGTTTAAATTTACTGTTTCTACCAACAGAGTTGAGTATGTTGTTACCAATAACAAAACTCACAAATCTTCTAAAGCTGCACAAGATGAGTGTGGCTTTCGATGGGTAATTGAGAGCATGCACAGAGAAATTAAGCAACTTACTGGGATAGAACGTTGTCAATGCAGGAAACAGCGTATTCAACGTAATCATATTAGTTGGGCATTTTTAGTTTGGGCATTTCTCAAAAGGACTGCAAATACAATCGGTAAAACGGTTTACCAAATAAAGTTAGGGCTTTTAGATGAATATATGCAACAACAGCTGCGTTCTCCATCTTTACGATATTTAGAACCAAACATAGCGTAA
- a CDS encoding ABC transporter ATP-binding protein, giving the protein MNTKLLYRLAKNLRFYKKDLIIVIISLLSVSLSLLLIGNVFRNLVDQGLVLDHTAAVDKSILYICLLIIILSIASFFRSYFINNVAEKVSSQIRKEAYSNLINYEITEFEELKIGDIISRLTSDIDQISKLIVNFLSFFIRNSVMLVGSIILMFFESFKLASIVIITIPLLLIPIIKFGKHVKALSKKTLESQSLLASDVNESFSNIKTIHAFGGQAAKITEFNNLLQDYLTYSAARLKIRALFFAFSMAFIFLGVTLVIWIGALDIVKGNLSSGQIISFIYYAIIAGFSSGSIFELLSELHLPLAALERIVAIIDKSPIVNHNNYSDLKPVNSISLEFKNVNFSYPSRPNLKILNNISFKIDSTQFIGIVGKSGSGKSTLMQLLLRFFNQESGTILINNQDIAFLNPNEIRKLIAYVPQEASIFSGTIKSNIMFGNDSSEEEITKIIKITGIADFADKIPDGLDAKIGERGVRLSGGQKQRIALARALLRKPQILLLDEAMSALDTESEQKLLNSIRDIMKGKIVISIAHRISSIESADNILIIDKGAVEAEGTHAHLLKTSDLYRTIYKEVDKL; this is encoded by the coding sequence ATGAACACCAAACTTTTATATAGACTGGCTAAAAACTTAAGATTCTATAAAAAAGATTTGATCATTGTTATAATCTCTCTTCTTAGCGTATCGCTTTCACTATTACTAATCGGTAATGTTTTCAGAAATTTAGTTGATCAGGGGTTGGTTTTAGATCATACTGCGGCAGTTGATAAATCCATATTATATATCTGCCTGCTTATTATTATCCTAAGTATTGCTAGTTTTTTCCGCTCATATTTTATTAATAATGTTGCTGAGAAAGTCTCAAGTCAAATAAGAAAGGAAGCCTATAGCAATCTTATTAATTATGAAATTACTGAATTTGAAGAGCTAAAAATCGGCGATATAATCTCACGTCTTACGAGTGATATAGATCAAATATCTAAGCTCATTGTTAATTTCCTATCTTTTTTTATTCGCAATTCAGTGATGTTAGTCGGTAGCATTATTTTAATGTTTTTTGAAAGCTTTAAACTAGCATCAATAGTAATTATTACCATTCCTTTGCTGCTAATTCCCATAATCAAATTTGGTAAACATGTTAAAGCTTTATCAAAAAAAACCTTAGAATCTCAATCACTTTTAGCCTCTGATGTTAACGAAAGCTTTAGCAATATTAAAACCATTCATGCTTTTGGTGGTCAGGCAGCTAAAATCACTGAGTTTAATAATTTACTGCAAGATTATTTGACCTATTCGGCAGCCCGTTTAAAAATTCGTGCTTTGTTTTTTGCATTCTCAATGGCTTTTATATTTCTGGGAGTTACGCTTGTTATTTGGATTGGGGCTTTGGATATAGTAAAAGGTAATTTATCCTCTGGTCAAATTATATCATTTATTTATTATGCAATTATTGCCGGCTTTAGTAGTGGCAGTATTTTTGAGCTATTAAGCGAGCTGCACTTGCCGCTTGCTGCTTTAGAGCGAATAGTTGCCATCATTGATAAATCACCTATAGTTAATCATAATAATTATTCAGATTTAAAGCCCGTTAATTCTATATCGTTAGAGTTTAAAAACGTAAATTTTTCCTACCCATCAAGACCTAATTTAAAAATCCTCAATAACATATCTTTTAAAATAGATTCTACCCAGTTTATCGGTATTGTTGGCAAATCAGGCTCAGGTAAAAGTACTTTGATGCAGCTGCTATTACGCTTTTTTAACCAAGAAAGTGGTACAATTCTGATAAATAACCAAGATATTGCTTTTTTAAACCCTAACGAAATCCGTAAATTAATCGCTTATGTTCCGCAAGAGGCTAGTATTTTTTCTGGTACTATTAAATCAAATATTATGTTTGGTAATGACTCTAGCGAAGAGGAAATAACCAAGATAATAAAAATTACCGGTATAGCTGATTTTGCCGATAAAATTCCTGATGGGCTTGATGCCAAAATTGGTGAAAGAGGTGTTAGGCTATCAGGCGGGCAGAAGCAAAGAATAGCCTTAGCAAGGGCTTTACTACGTAAACCGCAAATTCTGCTTCTTGACGAGGCGATGAGTGCTTTAGATACCGAAAGCGAGCAGAAACTATTAAACTCTATTAGGGATATAATGAAAGGAAAAATTGTTATATCAATCGCCCACCGCATCAGCAGCATAGAATCCGCAGACAATATTTTGATAATAGATAAAGGAGCGGTAGAAGCCGAAGGAACGCACGCTCATTTACTAAAAACCTCCGATCTCTACCGCACTATTTATAAGGAAGTGGATAAATTATAA
- the rpsD gene encoding 30S ribosomal protein S4, translating into MTKIVRSKYKASRRLGISLWGDGKDAFNTRNYRPGQHGRNTMVKTSDYGLHLKAKQRIKCHYGRITEKQFRNIFGFAQKMKGNTGENFIGLLESRLDSIVYRMNIAPTIFSSRQLISHGHIKVNGKKADIASMRLKEGDVIEIKEASRQMGIIQESVSKQGQTTPDYISFDVDSLSGKYLRVPTISDVRYPFTPEVHLVVELYSR; encoded by the coding sequence GTGACAAAAATCGTACGTTCTAAATATAAAGCTAGTAGAAGACTTGGTATTAGCTTATGGGGTGATGGTAAAGATGCATTTAATACCCGAAATTATCGCCCAGGTCAACATGGACGCAATACCATGGTTAAAACCTCCGATTATGGGTTACATTTAAAAGCTAAACAAAGAATAAAATGCCATTACGGTCGTATCACTGAAAAGCAATTTAGAAATATCTTTGGATTTGCTCAAAAAATGAAAGGTAATACTGGTGAAAACTTCATTGGTTTACTTGAAAGTAGGCTTGACTCTATAGTTTACAGAATGAATATTGCACCAACTATTTTCTCTTCTAGACAATTAATATCACATGGTCATATTAAAGTAAATGGTAAGAAAGCTGATATAGCAAGTATGCGTCTTAAAGAAGGTGATGTTATAGAGATTAAAGAAGCTTCAAGACAAATGGGTATTATTCAAGAATCAGTTTCCAAGCAAGGTCAAACAACACCTGATTATATATCATTTGATGTAGATTCACTAAGTGGTAAATATCTAAGAGTCCCAACAATTTCTGATGTTAGATATCCTTTCACTCCTGAAGTTCATTTAGTAGTCGAGCTATATTCTCGTTAA